The Coffea arabica cultivar ET-39 chromosome 3c, Coffea Arabica ET-39 HiFi, whole genome shotgun sequence genome contains a region encoding:
- the LOC140037722 gene encoding trans-resveratrol di-O-methyltransferase-like yields the protein MDLARNLGDHTGELFQAQAHIWNHIFNFINSMSVKCATQLGIPDVIHKHGQPMTLDQLIDALPIKNAKAPFVYRLMQILIHSGFFIEAKIPGNENDNQKGYLLTSASELLLKSNPFSMTPFLLAMLDPTLTDPWQNLSQWFQNSDETPFYTCHGRSIYAFASYEPWLNQFFNEAMASDTRLVSSVVTKDCKHVFESLNSLVDVGGGTGTFAKAIADAFPRLKCAVLDLPHVVDGLESSKNLAYVGGNMFEAIPPADAVLMKWILIDWSDDECVQILKKCKEAIPSKEKGGKVIIVDMFCKSLQKGDDDHETIETQLFFDMEVMVLLKGRQRNEKDWAKLFTEAGFSDYKITAVLGLRSIIEVYYY from the exons atggatTTGGCTAGAAATCTTGGTGATCATACTGGTGAACTTTTTCAAGCACAAGCTCACATATGGAACCATATATTCAACTTCATAAATTCTATGTCCGTCAAATGTGCAACTCAATTAGGCATTCCAGACGTTATTCACAAACATGGCCAGCCGATGACCCTTGATCAATTGATCGATGCTCTTCCCATCAAGAATGCAAAAGCCCCTTTCGTTTATCGTCTCATGCAGATTTTGATCCACTCAGGCTTCTTCATTGAAGCAAAGATTCCTGGAAATGAGAATGATAATCAAAAGGGTTATCTGCTCACTTCTGCTTCTGAACTCCTTTTAAAGAGTAACCCTTTCAGCATGACGCCGTTTTTACTAGCCATGCTCGATCCCACCTTGACTGATCCATGGCAAAATCTCAGCCAGTGGTTTCAGAACAGTGATGAAACCCCATTTTATACTTGCCATGGGAGGTCAATTTATGCTTTTGCAAGTTATGAGCCGTGGCTTAATCAATTCTTTAACGAAGCAATGGCTAGTGATACCCGGCTCGTTAGTAGTGTGGTGACCAAAGATTGTAAGCATGTTTTTGAGAGTTTGAATTCATTGGTGGATGTTGGAGGTGGAACTGGAACCTTTGCTAAGGCAATTGCTGATGCTTTCCCTCGCCTGAAATGCGCTGTGCTTGATCTCCCTCATGTTGTTGATGGCTTGGAGAGTAGTAAGAACTTGGCCTATGTTGGAGGTAACATGTTTGAAGCCATTCCTCCTGCGGATGCTGTTTTAATGAAG TGGATATTGATTGATTGGAGCGATGATGAGTGTGTACAAATACTAAAAAAATGTAAAGAAGCAATTCCTAGCAAGGAAAAAGGAGGCAAAGTGATAATTGTTGACATGTTCTGCAAAAGTCTGCAGAAAGGGGATGATGATCATGAGACGATTGAGACCCAACTGTTCTTTGATATGGAAGTGATGGTTCTACTCAAAGGAAGGCAAAGAAATGAGAAAGATTGGGCGAAACTTTTCACGGAGGCAGGCTTCAGTGACTATAAGATAACTGCAGTATTGGGATTGAGATCTATCATTGaggtttattattattaa